One Oryzomonas sagensis DNA segment encodes these proteins:
- the mnmH gene encoding tRNA 2-selenouridine(34) synthase MnmH: MPHVISFTPSLLDTHCIIDVRTPLEFAEDHLPGAVNVPILTNEERVEIGTLHKQAGPRKARMRGLELTCGRFAAMVHEVVDYAAGRQVLVYCWRGGLRSLSMAILLEMSGYPVVQLKGGYRAFRNQVVSYFEDFTPPGPLVVIHGMTGTGKTTFINGLDREAWTLIDLEGLACHRGSAFGEVGLVQAISQKRFDTLLWDAFRTAPDGRPVIVEGESQRIGKISLPGRVYEAMGDGCKVWCHASLETRVHRLSAEYACEEYREAMAVALERIKKKLGGVRYTEIKTLLECWDVEGVARGLIEHYYDRLYYKNRPWTPDVEIDLEDFGRAGQRLAEFWSERQGRP; the protein is encoded by the coding sequence TCAACGTCCCGATCCTGACCAATGAGGAGCGTGTGGAGATCGGTACGCTCCACAAGCAGGCAGGCCCCCGAAAGGCACGCATGCGCGGCCTGGAGCTGACCTGCGGCCGCTTTGCCGCCATGGTGCATGAGGTGGTTGACTACGCGGCAGGCAGGCAGGTCCTGGTCTACTGCTGGCGCGGCGGCCTGCGCAGCCTTTCCATGGCCATACTGCTGGAGATGAGCGGCTACCCGGTGGTACAGCTCAAGGGGGGGTACCGGGCTTTCCGTAATCAGGTCGTTTCCTACTTTGAGGATTTCACCCCTCCGGGACCGTTGGTCGTCATCCACGGCATGACCGGCACCGGCAAAACCACGTTCATCAACGGCCTGGACCGGGAAGCGTGGACCCTGATCGATCTCGAAGGGTTGGCCTGCCATCGCGGCTCCGCCTTCGGCGAGGTCGGGCTCGTCCAGGCGATCAGCCAGAAGCGCTTCGACACCCTCCTGTGGGACGCTTTCCGCACAGCCCCCGACGGCCGCCCGGTTATTGTGGAGGGTGAAAGCCAGCGCATCGGCAAGATATCGCTCCCCGGAAGGGTCTATGAGGCCATGGGCGACGGGTGCAAGGTCTGGTGCCACGCCTCCCTGGAAACCAGGGTACACCGGTTGTCCGCGGAGTATGCGTGTGAGGAGTACCGGGAAGCCATGGCTGTGGCCTTGGAGCGGATCAAAAAGAAACTGGGGGGCGTGCGCTACACCGAGATCAAAACGCTCCTGGAGTGTTGGGACGTGGAAGGGGTCGCCCGTGGGCTGATAGAACACTACTACGACCGGCTCTACTACAAAAATCGCCCCTGGACCCCGGACGTAGAGATCGACCTGGAGGATTTCGGCCGGGCCGGACAACGCTTGGCCGAGTTCTGGAGCGAGCGGCAGGGCCGCCCGTAG
- a CDS encoding GlxA family transcriptional regulator, whose translation MKHQPRTSTDMDTPLLVTMAAYDGAEILDITGPLDVFALANAVHRENGGKGPLYRVEIAAGAKDAVVATSSGIRLVADTAWSACSGTDTLLVAGGPAAEQAPEELVNCLRRTAPLARRVGSICTGTFILAQAGLLEGRRATTHWSRAALLRRLYPHIDVHEDAIHIKDGSVYTSAGVTAGIDLALALLEEDFGRALALDVARLMVLYFKRPGGQSQFSTGLLAQLHEGGSLAPTIEWIRDNYRHNLGNEALADHASMSLRNFARIFKRETGTTPAHFIERVRLEAAVKRLEETSQTLGTIARECGFQSGEHFRVAFVRFFRITPGQYRERFRSGTE comes from the coding sequence ATGAAACATCAGCCCCGCACATCCACCGACATGGACACGCCGCTGCTCGTGACGATGGCCGCTTACGACGGTGCCGAGATCCTGGACATAACCGGCCCCCTGGATGTTTTTGCCCTTGCCAACGCCGTACATCGGGAAAATGGCGGCAAGGGACCACTCTATCGGGTCGAAATTGCGGCCGGGGCAAAAGACGCCGTGGTGGCGACGTCGTCCGGCATCAGGCTGGTGGCCGACACGGCCTGGTCTGCCTGTTCAGGAACGGATACGCTGCTGGTGGCCGGCGGCCCCGCAGCAGAACAGGCGCCGGAAGAGCTGGTGAACTGCCTGCGCCGGACGGCGCCCCTGGCGCGGCGGGTCGGGTCGATATGCACCGGCACCTTCATCCTCGCACAGGCGGGACTGCTTGAAGGACGGCGCGCAACGACCCATTGGTCCAGGGCCGCACTGCTGCGCCGCCTCTATCCGCACATCGATGTCCATGAGGATGCCATCCATATCAAGGACGGTTCCGTCTACACCTCGGCCGGGGTAACGGCGGGAATCGATCTGGCGCTGGCGCTGCTGGAGGAGGATTTCGGCCGCGCGCTGGCGCTGGATGTCGCCCGGCTGATGGTGCTGTATTTCAAGCGGCCGGGAGGACAGTCCCAATTCAGCACCGGCCTTTTGGCTCAGCTTCACGAGGGAGGCTCCCTCGCTCCGACCATTGAGTGGATACGCGACAACTATCGACACAACCTGGGCAATGAAGCGCTGGCCGACCACGCATCCATGAGCCTGCGCAATTTCGCCCGCATCTTCAAGCGGGAGACCGGCACCACGCCGGCCCATTTTATCGAACGAGTTCGCCTTGAAGCAGCGGTCAAGCGCCTTGAAGAAACGAGCCAGACACTGGGAACCATCGCCCGGGAGTGCGGTTTCCAGTCTGGTGAACACTTCAGGGTGGCTTTTGTGCGCTTCTTCAGGATCACCCCCGGTCAGTACCGGGAACGGTTCCGATCAGGAACCGAATAA
- the gluQRS gene encoding tRNA glutamyl-Q(34) synthetase GluQRS yields the protein MPDETPKPPVGRFAPSPTGALHTGSLATAVASWLMARSAGGRWLLRIDDLDAPRQVPGMADDIMRALELFGLWWDGEVTRQSCNREAYQHCFNELLATGLVYPCGCSRREIAQAASAPHPDDDCLPYPGTCRDGMREGAAVRSWRLRVPPEQVCFHDLHKGMICQHLGERCGDFAVRRGDGEIAYQLAVVVDDHLTGVTQVVRGEDLLPSTPRQVYIQGLLGFARPAYCHIPLVTGPEGAKLSKRDNLVSHHLGSWRGKEWGVLLAVLRFLGQDPPHDLVGAPCDEILRWAAGCFDITRLPDAGRELVVSPGR from the coding sequence ATGCCTGATGAAACCCCCAAACCGCCCGTGGGCCGGTTCGCCCCGTCACCCACCGGCGCTCTGCATACCGGTTCCCTGGCCACGGCCGTGGCCAGTTGGCTCATGGCCCGGAGTGCGGGAGGACGCTGGCTGCTGCGCATCGACGACCTGGACGCCCCGCGCCAGGTGCCGGGCATGGCCGACGACATCATGCGGGCTCTGGAACTCTTCGGCCTGTGGTGGGATGGCGAGGTCACCCGCCAGAGTTGCAACCGGGAGGCATACCAGCACTGTTTCAACGAACTGCTCGCCACCGGCCTGGTCTACCCCTGCGGCTGTTCTCGCCGGGAGATCGCCCAAGCCGCCTCGGCGCCCCATCCCGACGACGATTGTCTCCCGTACCCCGGCACTTGCCGGGACGGGATGCGGGAGGGGGCGGCGGTGCGTTCCTGGCGTCTGCGGGTGCCGCCGGAGCAGGTCTGTTTCCACGATCTGCACAAGGGAATGATCTGTCAGCATCTGGGGGAGCGGTGCGGGGATTTTGCCGTACGGCGCGGGGATGGGGAGATCGCCTACCAGTTGGCGGTGGTGGTGGACGACCATCTTACGGGGGTGACCCAAGTGGTGCGGGGTGAGGATCTGCTTCCCTCGACACCGCGGCAGGTCTACATCCAGGGGCTGCTCGGTTTTGCGCGGCCCGCCTACTGCCACATCCCCCTGGTGACCGGACCGGAGGGGGCAAAGCTCAGCAAGCGGGATAATCTGGTTTCCCATCATCTGGGGAGTTGGCGCGGCAAGGAGTGGGGGGTGCTGCTGGCTGTGCTGCGTTTTCTGGGGCAGGACCCGCCCCATGACCTGGTCGGCGCACCCTGTGACGAGATTCTCCGCTGGGCCGCCGGTTGTTTCGACATTACCCGCCTGCCGGACGCCGGAAGGGAGTTGGTTGTTTCACCGGGACGTTGA